The Solibacillus daqui genome has a segment encoding these proteins:
- a CDS encoding serine hydrolase domain-containing protein encodes MRKITLMVLVLVLSFVSAASAKEGIITPSGIPYAELRDRVDEYATNYIGRTTAGANVLIIKDGEIFMNTSYGYADIENQIKVTQDTVFEWGSVTKLLVWTSVMQLVEQGKLDLDEDIRAYLPDDFLTKLQYDTPITMLNLMHHNAGWEEKFTDLFYMSAADVKSLKEMLHITEPYQIHEPGDVVAYSNYGVALAGFIVERIAAEPFYDYVKEHIFSVLEMKDTTIHPTQKDNPDVASNREAVYGYSVNGDNEFSISKNGRVFIGLYPAGSAMGTIADMAKFMVALMPVDGVNSPLFKSNSTLDEMLTTSDFYGDGFPRNAHGFWEGLYTVNVLEHAGNTDSFSSNFTFSKDEQLGVIIMTNQMGEFGLSYGLPTLVYGEYSVADGKQAFPNTQELEGSYSMARQPYKGFTKLYGALSIGNIEATDRNNFNAYGMTFEQIAPYLYKSTNEFNLYLHVTLNDSKVEKISMPTSDILPISPSAKAFNMVSTLAVAFSVLYTLIALLIILIKSIKNRKQEVQFTVMKKWEILLLLAGIVPVMNLIILAYRTLNYASYSTLNIHFLVNYAYILVVVICLVALFVQWKKTTKTHGQKIGYVLSCVSALLMVVLVFGWELYY; translated from the coding sequence TTGAGGAAAATTACTTTAATGGTATTGGTACTCGTTCTTAGTTTTGTATCAGCTGCTTCTGCAAAAGAAGGAATCATTACACCTTCTGGAATTCCTTACGCTGAACTAAGGGACCGTGTGGATGAATATGCAACTAACTACATTGGGAGGACTACGGCTGGAGCAAATGTGTTAATTATAAAGGACGGAGAAATCTTCATGAATACGTCCTATGGCTATGCAGATATTGAAAATCAGATAAAAGTCACACAAGATACTGTTTTTGAATGGGGATCTGTTACGAAGCTCCTTGTGTGGACCAGTGTGATGCAGCTTGTAGAGCAGGGAAAGTTAGATTTAGATGAAGATATTCGTGCATATTTGCCGGACGATTTTTTGACAAAACTGCAATATGATACCCCCATTACGATGTTGAATCTTATGCATCATAATGCTGGTTGGGAGGAGAAATTTACAGATTTATTCTATATGTCAGCAGCTGACGTAAAGTCCTTGAAAGAAATGCTTCACATTACAGAACCTTATCAAATACATGAGCCAGGAGATGTGGTTGCCTATTCGAACTATGGTGTGGCCCTCGCAGGCTTTATTGTTGAACGGATCGCCGCGGAACCATTTTATGATTATGTGAAAGAACATATTTTTTCTGTTTTGGAGATGAAGGATACAACGATTCATCCTACACAGAAAGATAATCCAGATGTAGCATCTAACAGAGAAGCAGTTTATGGATATAGTGTTAATGGCGACAATGAATTTAGTATTTCAAAAAATGGACGGGTTTTTATTGGTTTGTATCCAGCAGGTAGTGCAATGGGTACGATAGCCGATATGGCGAAATTTATGGTGGCACTCATGCCAGTAGATGGTGTGAATAGTCCGTTATTTAAAAGTAATAGTACACTAGATGAAATGCTGACGACGAGTGATTTCTATGGCGATGGCTTTCCTCGAAATGCACATGGTTTTTGGGAAGGACTATATACAGTAAATGTATTGGAACATGCAGGCAATACGGATAGTTTTTCGAGCAATTTCACCTTTTCAAAAGATGAGCAGTTGGGTGTAATTATCATGACAAATCAAATGGGTGAATTCGGACTGAGTTACGGCTTACCAACACTCGTGTACGGCGAATATTCCGTAGCAGATGGCAAACAAGCATTTCCAAATACGCAGGAGCTTGAAGGAAGTTATAGTATGGCGAGGCAGCCCTATAAGGGTTTTACCAAATTGTACGGAGCGCTAAGTATTGGAAATATTGAAGCGACAGATCGAAACAATTTTAATGCTTATGGGATGACATTTGAACAAATAGCTCCGTATCTTTATAAATCTACAAATGAATTTAATTTATATCTTCATGTTACATTGAATGATAGTAAAGTGGAAAAGATATCTATGCCAACAAGCGATATTCTACCGATTTCTCCAAGTGCGAAAGCCTTTAATATGGTCAGTACCTTGGCGGTGGCTTTCAGTGTCTTATACACCCTCATTGCTTTACTAATTATTTTGATCAAATCAATAAAGAATCGAAAACAAGAAGTTCAATTTACAGTGATGAAGAAGTGGGAAATACTATTACTTTTAGCGGGGATCGTACCTGTTATGAATTTAATTATTTTAGCTTATAGAACACTAAATTATGCTTCTTATTCTACTCTGAACATTCATTTTTTAGTGAATTATGCGTATATCTTAGTTGTAGTAATTTGTCTAGTAGCGTTATTTGTTCAGTGGAAGAAGACGACGAAAACTCACGGCCAAAAAATCGGCTATGTACTTTCCTGTGTTTCGGCGCTACTAATGGTCGTTCTAGTATTTGGCTGGGAGCTTTATTATTAA
- a CDS encoding NRAMP family divalent metal transporter yields MEANNKVNQEELEQKKKSKFAKKTASKSVLLGAAFLMATSSIGPGFLTQTTVFTQQLAASFGFVILISLILDIVAQVNVWRIIAVSGLRGQEIANKILPGLGVVLAIMIVIGGLAFNIGNVAGAGLGLNAMIGLDPITGAVVSALFAIFIFVYKEAGKVMDKVAQIAGGIMILLMVFVAFKTSPPVGEAIASTFMPQEISWFAIVTLVGGSVGGYIMFAGGHRLLDAGIKGQESLPEVTKSSVTGILITGVMRIALFLAVLGVVSQGLAIDPENPPASVFQLAAGNIGYRMFGMIMWAAAITSVVGAAYTSVSFIRSFHPKIDKYHNWVIIAFIIVSTATFAFIGKPVNVLIIVGALNALILPLALSVILIAAHKKDIVGTYKHPRWLTVTGIIVIVLMGYLSVITLMEQMQKLFG; encoded by the coding sequence ATGGAAGCTAATAACAAAGTGAATCAAGAAGAACTTGAGCAAAAGAAAAAAAGTAAGTTTGCGAAAAAAACGGCTAGTAAAAGCGTTTTATTAGGCGCAGCATTTTTAATGGCTACTTCATCTATCGGACCAGGTTTTTTAACACAAACAACGGTATTTACTCAGCAATTAGCTGCTAGTTTTGGATTTGTTATTTTAATTTCTTTAATTTTAGATATTGTTGCACAGGTTAATGTTTGGCGAATCATTGCTGTTTCTGGTCTACGTGGACAAGAGATTGCCAATAAAATATTGCCAGGGTTAGGTGTTGTCCTTGCCATCATGATCGTTATTGGTGGTTTAGCATTTAATATTGGGAACGTTGCTGGAGCTGGTCTAGGGTTAAATGCCATGATTGGTTTAGATCCAATTACCGGAGCAGTCGTAAGTGCATTGTTTGCTATATTTATCTTTGTTTATAAAGAAGCAGGAAAGGTAATGGACAAAGTAGCGCAAATAGCTGGTGGTATTATGATTTTACTTATGGTATTTGTTGCTTTTAAAACTTCACCACCTGTAGGGGAAGCGATTGCGAGTACATTTATGCCTCAAGAAATTAGCTGGTTTGCAATCGTGACGTTGGTCGGTGGATCAGTTGGCGGATACATTATGTTTGCTGGTGGTCACCGTTTGTTGGACGCTGGCATTAAAGGTCAAGAATCTTTGCCAGAAGTAACAAAAAGCTCTGTAACAGGGATTTTGATTACAGGAGTTATGCGTATTGCATTATTCTTAGCGGTTCTAGGCGTTGTATCTCAAGGTTTAGCTATTGACCCTGAAAACCCACCTGCATCTGTATTCCAACTTGCTGCCGGTAATATCGGTTATCGCATGTTCGGTATGATTATGTGGGCGGCAGCGATTACTTCTGTAGTAGGTGCGGCTTATACATCTGTTTCATTTATTCGTTCATTCCATCCAAAAATTGATAAATATCACAACTGGGTGATTATCGCATTTATCATTGTTTCAACAGCAACTTTCGCCTTCATCGGTAAGCCTGTTAATGTATTGATTATTGTTGGGGCATTAAATGCATTGATTTTACCATTAGCACTTAGTGTTATTTTGATTGCAGCACATAAAAAAGACATTGTGGGTACATATAAGCACCCTCGTTGGTTAACTGTGACGGGTATAATCGTCATCGTCCTTATGGGCTATTTGAGCGTAATTACACTGATGGAACAAATGCAAAAATTATTTGGCTAA
- a CDS encoding LamB/YcsF family protein, which translates to MFRVDLNCDLGESFGRYQLGEQEEILKYVTSANIACGFHGGDPTVMRETVKLAIANGVKIGAHPGLPDLIGFGRREMNITPQEAYDMVIYQVGALQGFLTIHNETLQHVKPHGALYNMAAKDPAIAEAIAQAVFDISPSIVLFGLSGSELTKAGEKIGLQTAHEVFADRTYQQDGSLTSRKQSDALITDNGQAVGQVVKMVKEGKVLSQQQIEVGLRADTVCIHGDGEHAVEFAKEIHAKLTEQQISVCAIKEELNGS; encoded by the coding sequence ATGTTTCGTGTTGATTTAAACTGCGATCTAGGCGAAAGCTTTGGTCGTTATCAACTTGGAGAGCAAGAAGAAATCTTGAAATATGTAACATCTGCTAATATTGCTTGTGGTTTTCATGGTGGAGATCCAACGGTTATGCGTGAAACGGTTAAGCTAGCCATTGCTAATGGTGTGAAAATTGGGGCACACCCTGGATTACCGGATTTAATTGGCTTTGGGCGACGTGAAATGAATATTACGCCTCAAGAAGCTTATGATATGGTCATATATCAAGTTGGAGCATTGCAAGGTTTTTTAACAATTCACAATGAAACATTGCAGCATGTTAAGCCACATGGAGCGCTTTATAATATGGCGGCTAAAGATCCAGCAATTGCCGAGGCCATCGCACAAGCCGTGTTTGATATTTCACCTTCAATTGTGTTATTCGGTTTGTCTGGTAGTGAATTAACGAAAGCCGGAGAAAAAATTGGGCTTCAAACAGCTCATGAAGTGTTTGCTGATCGTACTTATCAGCAGGATGGTTCGTTAACGTCTCGTAAACAATCGGATGCATTGATTACGGATAACGGACAAGCTGTCGGGCAAGTTGTGAAAATGGTGAAAGAAGGCAAAGTCCTATCACAGCAGCAAATCGAAGTTGGATTACGAGCAGATACAGTTTGTATTCATGGAGACGGGGAACATGCTGTAGAATTCGCGAAAGAGATTCATGCAAAATTAACAGAACAGCAAATATCTGTCTGTGCAATCAAGGAGGAACTAAATGGAAGCTAA
- the pxpB gene encoding 5-oxoprolinase subunit PxpB, whose protein sequence is MRNLLETIQIRPLSDSALVVQVGEGINEVTHTKVKTILNLLEKNPFNGFIEAVPAYNSVTVYYNPINVYFSNLEKGVQSPYENAKTKILSLMNQSNIADTTYNRLVKIPVAYGGEMGPDLEFVASYNGLTPSEVIKIHSSAQYLVYMLGFAPGFPFMGGMDKQIATPRKESPRLAIAPGSVGIAGSQTGIYPLETPGGWQIIGRTPSRLFLPEQSPPTLLQPGDRIQFVPISLEDYAKDLEVKSWE, encoded by the coding sequence ATGCGAAATTTATTAGAAACTATTCAAATCAGACCTTTGAGCGATTCTGCACTTGTTGTTCAAGTCGGCGAAGGAATCAACGAGGTAACACATACAAAAGTAAAAACAATATTAAATTTATTAGAAAAAAATCCTTTTAACGGATTTATCGAGGCTGTACCTGCCTATAATAGTGTGACCGTTTATTACAATCCGATTAATGTATATTTTTCAAATTTGGAAAAAGGTGTCCAATCGCCTTACGAAAACGCAAAAACCAAAATTCTTTCTTTAATGAACCAATCAAACATAGCTGATACAACATATAATCGTCTTGTAAAAATACCTGTAGCGTATGGTGGTGAGATGGGACCAGACTTAGAATTTGTAGCATCTTATAACGGTTTAACACCTAGTGAAGTTATTAAAATCCATTCTTCAGCTCAATATCTTGTCTACATGTTAGGCTTTGCTCCAGGTTTCCCCTTTATGGGCGGAATGGATAAACAAATTGCAACACCACGAAAAGAATCGCCACGTTTAGCAATTGCACCTGGATCTGTTGGAATTGCGGGTAGCCAAACAGGGATTTATCCATTAGAAACACCTGGTGGATGGCAAATTATCGGACGAACACCATCTCGTTTATTTCTCCCTGAACAATCTCCCCCTACGTTATTACAACCAGGAGATCGAATTCAATTTGTGCCTATTTCATTGGAGGACTATGCGAAAGATTTGGAGGTGAAATCATGGGAGTAA
- a CDS encoding biotin-dependent carboxyltransferase family protein, with translation MQPGMLATIQDLGRFGLQKFGVIVGGAMDSNSLRIANLLVGNSEGEGALEVTLFGTSLLFESDELIAITGGNLQPTVDGKEVPMWQPLFIRKGSVLKFKAAISGSRAYVSFSGGIQVPEVMGSKSTYIRAGIGGFQGRKLQKNDVFECNTRTESGEDLFNQLQKKTSYLSWSVHYTPFVTFKKTQTIRIIRGSEYERFDEECLKKFFSTPYTISTHSDRMGYRFEGEDVQLKEPFELLSEGVTFGTIQVPSNGQPIILMADCQTTGGYPKIGQVISADLPSLAQMQANDQVFFKEVTLEEAQWALIHQEKEMTNLAFGLSIKRLHQL, from the coding sequence TTGCAGCCAGGTATGCTGGCAACAATTCAAGACTTAGGAAGATTTGGACTGCAAAAGTTTGGGGTTATCGTAGGAGGAGCAATGGATTCAAATTCCTTACGAATTGCAAATTTACTCGTTGGAAATTCTGAAGGAGAAGGCGCTTTGGAGGTCACACTTTTTGGCACTAGCTTGTTATTTGAAAGTGATGAACTTATTGCCATTACAGGTGGGAATCTACAACCGACAGTAGATGGAAAAGAAGTACCTATGTGGCAACCGCTTTTTATTCGAAAAGGATCGGTTTTAAAATTTAAGGCTGCGATTAGTGGTAGCCGCGCTTATGTATCATTTAGTGGAGGCATTCAAGTACCCGAAGTAATGGGCAGTAAAAGTACCTATATACGTGCGGGCATTGGAGGTTTTCAAGGAAGAAAACTGCAAAAGAATGATGTTTTTGAATGCAATACACGAACAGAATCTGGAGAGGATCTTTTTAATCAATTACAAAAGAAAACCTCTTATCTTTCTTGGTCCGTTCATTACACACCTTTTGTTACTTTCAAAAAAACACAAACAATCCGTATTATCAGAGGCTCTGAATATGAGCGTTTTGATGAAGAATGTTTAAAAAAATTCTTTTCAACGCCTTACACCATCTCAACACACTCCGATCGAATGGGCTATCGATTTGAAGGAGAAGATGTCCAATTAAAAGAGCCGTTTGAATTATTATCTGAAGGGGTAACATTTGGAACAATTCAAGTCCCTTCTAATGGGCAGCCGATTATTTTAATGGCGGATTGTCAAACAACTGGGGGCTATCCGAAAATCGGACAAGTTATTTCTGCCGATTTACCATCTTTAGCACAAATGCAAGCAAATGATCAGGTATTTTTTAAAGAAGTCACGCTTGAAGAGGCGCAGTGGGCATTAATCCATCAAGAAAAAGAAATGACTAACTTGGCATTTGGACTAAGTATAAAAAGGTTGCATCAATTGTGA
- a CDS encoding IclR family transcriptional regulator, with translation MTNKNKTVVRSMDILNLFIDHIELSFQEVIELSGIPKTTAFRMLKSLEEMELLEKGTDAKYRLGILFLKFGHLVSMRLDVRKIAYPIMNELHNDTKEAINLIVRDGDEAIYIEKVDTKQKVRLYTAIGRKSSLYAGACSRAVLSFLPDGEIKEYLESIELKPFAKGTITDKERLYEAIVHAREHGYTISHSELENYTSAIAAPIFDHKGEVIAAMSIAGLETNYQEGRAEIFVEKLKMATAEISRQLGYEQL, from the coding sequence TTGACAAATAAAAATAAAACAGTTGTCCGTTCAATGGACATCTTAAATCTATTTATCGATCATATAGAACTGTCATTTCAAGAAGTAATTGAGTTATCAGGAATCCCTAAAACGACTGCTTTCCGTATGTTAAAATCATTAGAGGAAATGGAGTTATTAGAAAAGGGGACGGATGCAAAGTATAGGTTGGGTATTTTGTTCCTTAAATTTGGACACCTTGTTTCCATGCGTTTGGATGTACGGAAAATTGCCTATCCGATTATGAATGAGTTACATAATGATACAAAAGAAGCGATTAATTTAATTGTGCGTGATGGTGATGAAGCTATTTATATCGAGAAAGTGGATACGAAGCAAAAAGTTCGACTTTATACAGCAATCGGTAGAAAAAGTTCTCTCTACGCAGGGGCATGCTCTCGTGCTGTCTTATCTTTTTTACCAGATGGTGAAATAAAGGAATATCTTGAATCGATAGAACTTAAACCATTTGCAAAGGGAACAATTACCGATAAGGAAAGGCTTTATGAAGCGATTGTCCATGCAAGAGAACATGGTTATACAATTAGCCATTCAGAATTAGAAAATTATACATCTGCTATTGCTGCGCCGATTTTCGATCATAAAGGCGAAGTCATTGCGGCCATGAGCATCGCAGGCTTGGAGACCAATTACCAAGAAGGCAGGGCTGAAATCTTCGTGGAGAAACTAAAAATGGCCACAGCCGAAATATCTAGACAATTGGGTTATGAACAGCTTTAA
- a CDS encoding amidohydrolase has product MKQLIKQVHLETGYQYEDSVVIGTTIAPFDILIENGQFSKIEQMIEVTSDMQVMEAHGQLLLPSFREMHIHIDKTYFGGEWKAPTAITKGILTRIEEEQTLLPKQLPYAKERAIKMVEHLIANGHTHIRSHCNIDPQIGTKHIDITMEVLASFKGKITYEIVAFPQHGLIRSAVEPLMREAMEKGATHVGGVDPAIVDRATHQSLETMIQIAIDYDKHIDIHLHDRDTLGEHEFHVMMDLLEKHNFNNEVTISHAIALSDLQGASLEKLTKRLASFNIDVTTTVPIGQNSSTIPIPYLYENGVQVSVGHDSLTDHWSPFGTGNTIQKLNVLAERFKYINEYQLSQSLKYATGGITPLNAQGEQVWPKVGQTANALLVDAVSAAHTIARICPITTVISKGAVIFENNIELKGAYR; this is encoded by the coding sequence ATGAAACAATTAATTAAGCAAGTTCATTTAGAAACAGGTTATCAATATGAAGATAGCGTAGTGATAGGGACGACGATTGCTCCTTTCGATATTTTAATAGAAAACGGGCAATTTTCGAAAATCGAACAGATGATTGAAGTGACATCTGATATGCAAGTAATGGAGGCACATGGGCAGTTATTATTGCCTTCCTTTAGAGAAATGCATATTCACATTGATAAAACTTATTTTGGTGGAGAATGGAAAGCACCTACAGCAATAACGAAAGGGATCTTAACGCGCATTGAAGAAGAGCAAACCTTACTCCCGAAGCAACTTCCTTATGCGAAAGAGCGTGCCATCAAAATGGTGGAACATCTAATCGCTAATGGACATACACATATTCGTTCACATTGTAATATTGATCCGCAAATCGGTACGAAACACATCGACATAACAATGGAAGTATTGGCATCATTCAAAGGTAAAATTACTTACGAAATCGTCGCGTTTCCACAGCACGGATTAATTCGATCAGCCGTTGAACCTTTAATGCGTGAAGCGATGGAAAAAGGAGCAACTCATGTTGGTGGTGTAGACCCAGCAATTGTTGACCGCGCAACACACCAATCTTTAGAAACGATGATTCAAATTGCTATTGATTATGATAAACATATCGATATTCACCTACATGACCGCGATACGCTTGGTGAGCATGAATTCCATGTAATGATGGATTTATTAGAAAAGCATAACTTTAATAATGAGGTAACAATTAGTCATGCAATTGCATTATCAGATTTACAAGGTGCTTCTTTAGAAAAGCTCACGAAGCGTCTTGCATCATTTAATATCGATGTAACAACTACAGTACCAATTGGACAAAATAGCTCGACAATACCTATTCCATATTTATATGAAAATGGTGTACAAGTTTCCGTTGGACATGATAGTTTAACAGATCACTGGTCTCCTTTTGGTACTGGCAATACGATACAGAAACTGAATGTATTAGCTGAGCGCTTTAAATATATTAATGAATATCAATTAAGCCAGTCTTTGAAATATGCAACAGGTGGTATTACTCCACTGAACGCACAAGGTGAGCAAGTATGGCCGAAAGTTGGACAAACAGCAAATGCATTACTTGTTGATGCAGTTAGCGCAGCCCATACAATTGCCCGTATTTGTCCAATTACTACCGTCATTTCAAAAGGTGCAGTTATTTTTGAGAATAATATCGAATTGAAAGGAGCTTACCGATGA
- a CDS encoding amidohydrolase, whose protein sequence is MSQWLLNVRLEIGEDLHVDGSIRTKTNLFHIEIDDKGLIVQIKENAASFQPENAQDMQSQLALPAFKEMHNHLDKTYLSLPWKACRTVSGLEERLHLESLELSALAENCEQRASAMIEKILGFGSNHIRTHVNIDPYIGLKNLEGVLKALDNYKDYVTADVIAFPQHGLLRDDVPNLLREALRNGATMLGGLDPGGIDRNIEKSLQTTMEIAQEFNVDVDFHLHDNGHLGYYTIDKWLDMVEENDFKGKTDFSHSFSLGDVTVPEQIAMAQRLKRHNVAIMSTVPFNLGRNIPPIDLLTAHGVNVHFGCDGFYDSWSPYGSGDILQKACTFADVTRKITERELRQSLAYITNGITPLDNEGKMQWPQVGDEASFVFVASSCSAEVVARPPAKRLLMNKGVFFKQ, encoded by the coding sequence ATGAGCCAATGGTTATTAAATGTTCGTTTAGAAATAGGCGAAGATTTACACGTAGATGGAAGTATCCGTACAAAGACAAATTTATTCCATATCGAAATCGATGATAAGGGACTTATCGTACAAATAAAGGAAAATGCCGCTTCATTCCAACCTGAAAATGCACAAGATATGCAAAGTCAATTAGCATTACCTGCCTTTAAAGAAATGCACAATCATTTAGATAAAACATACCTATCTTTACCGTGGAAAGCTTGCCGTACTGTGAGTGGACTTGAAGAGCGTTTGCATTTAGAGTCACTTGAACTTTCTGCTTTAGCAGAAAATTGTGAGCAACGTGCGAGCGCGATGATTGAGAAAATTTTAGGATTTGGTTCAAACCATATCCGTACGCACGTAAATATCGATCCCTATATTGGATTAAAAAATTTAGAAGGCGTTTTAAAAGCACTCGATAACTATAAAGATTATGTCACTGCAGACGTAATTGCTTTCCCACAGCACGGACTACTGCGAGATGATGTCCCAAATTTATTACGTGAAGCATTACGTAATGGTGCGACGATGCTTGGTGGATTAGATCCAGGTGGAATCGACCGCAATATAGAAAAGTCTTTACAAACGACGATGGAGATCGCCCAAGAATTTAATGTAGATGTAGATTTTCACTTACATGACAATGGACATTTAGGTTATTACACAATTGATAAATGGCTAGATATGGTCGAGGAAAATGATTTTAAAGGGAAAACGGATTTTAGTCATTCTTTCTCCTTAGGTGATGTGACAGTACCTGAGCAAATTGCGATGGCGCAAAGATTAAAAAGACACAATGTCGCAATTATGTCGACAGTGCCGTTTAATTTAGGACGCAATATTCCACCGATTGATTTACTAACTGCACACGGTGTAAACGTGCATTTCGGATGTGATGGATTCTATGATTCTTGGAGTCCTTATGGTTCGGGGGACATATTACAAAAAGCTTGTACATTTGCTGATGTTACACGAAAAATTACAGAAAGGGAACTTCGCCAAAGTTTAGCATACATTACCAACGGAATTACTCCGCTAGACAATGAAGGGAAAATGCAATGGCCACAAGTTGGTGATGAGGCAAGCTTTGTTTTTGTCGCATCTAGCTGTAGTGCTGAAGTTGTAGCAAGACCACCAGCAAAACGTCTATTGATGAATAAAGGAGTATTTTTTAAGCAATAA
- a CDS encoding DMT family transporter, with amino-acid sequence MKLKIYGTLIFCVSLWASNFIIGAVLVNYWSALHVSIYRLICISLFLGVIGFPMIRKARIRPKQWLLLCIAAILGVSINHLSFFKSLETTSPITAAYILALTPIITGIINGIVRGERKSWLFWLGSIISFIGVGFIISAKQGASMQFGIGEFFSFCTMLSFAIFLVMLDVLRKELDSFTITFFTSFLGCIALLPFLFFAQVPVKQVAELPIILLLIISAILVHGVSNLVWNAKQHEVGSTNAAILLNLEPIITMILSMIILQAIIQSNHIIGGVLVLAGIVISVIVNDKVLLQKNVKSKLQF; translated from the coding sequence ATGAAGTTAAAAATTTATGGAACTCTTATTTTTTGTGTTAGTTTATGGGCATCCAACTTTATTATAGGTGCAGTGCTGGTCAATTATTGGTCAGCACTACACGTCTCGATTTATCGGTTAATTTGTATTAGTTTATTTTTAGGCGTCATCGGCTTTCCTATGATACGAAAAGCACGTATTCGTCCGAAACAATGGCTATTACTATGCATCGCAGCTATTCTCGGTGTAAGCATTAACCATTTGAGCTTTTTCAAAAGTTTGGAAACGACGAGCCCTATTACAGCTGCCTATATTTTAGCACTCACACCCATTATTACAGGAATTATTAACGGCATTGTGCGGGGGGAAAGAAAAAGCTGGCTGTTTTGGCTCGGTTCTATCATTTCTTTCATAGGTGTCGGCTTTATTATTTCAGCAAAACAAGGAGCTAGCATGCAGTTTGGCATCGGGGAATTTTTTAGTTTTTGTACAATGCTTAGCTTTGCGATTTTCCTCGTAATGCTTGATGTATTACGGAAAGAGCTTGATAGTTTTACAATCACTTTTTTCACAAGTTTTCTAGGCTGTATTGCACTGCTCCCTTTTTTATTTTTCGCACAAGTGCCCGTAAAACAGGTAGCAGAATTACCTATCATTTTATTATTAATCATTTCAGCTATTCTCGTACATGGTGTGAGTAACCTTGTATGGAACGCAAAACAACACGAAGTTGGCTCTACAAATGCCGCGATATTACTAAATTTAGAGCCTATCATCACGATGATATTGAGTATGATTATTTTACAAGCCATTATCCAGTCAAATCACATTATCGGTGGTGTACTCGTATTGGCAGGGATTGTAATTTCAGTTATAGTGAATGATAAAGTGCTACTGCAAAAAAATGTTAAAAGCAAACTACAATTTTAA